Proteins encoded within one genomic window of Rhododendron vialii isolate Sample 1 chromosome 1a, ASM3025357v1:
- the LOC131300791 gene encoding receptor-like protein 19 codes for MGALPWLFLFLLCFSQHLLAFSSSSLPSFSSSSSARPLCHRDQRSALLQFKHMFTINSNASQGCERWAGIPSYPKTLTWDENATDCCNWDGVTCDRLTGHVVGLDLSCSQLYGKIHPNSSLSQLSHLQQLNLAFNDFNDSRISYAFGSFAKLTHLNLSYSALSGSIPSEISHMSKLISLDLSYSQLRLELLHFEILLKNLTQLQELDLFEVNISSDLPDSIGYLKSLKSLDLTWTGLSGKLPDSIGYLKSLNYLFVGDCKLRGSIPKSLGNLTQICELYLWGNSFTGEVSSTLSNLKQLTALDLSANNFQGRIPVLAELTNLEYLYLDDNNFTGGFPIWVANLKPLVALSIHSNQLTGPIPFNLSGLQNLQFLYLSSNQLTVPIPFNLSGLQNLQVLHLSGNQLTGPIPFNLSGLQNLRELYLNDNSLSGVIPPSLFTLASLEVLDLHSNKLTGQIPEFQHHLPLEFIDLSDNKLRSPIPQSISTLVNLTSLFLDHNSFSEVIPPSLFTLPSLRYLYLSSNNLTGQIPEFQHHLPLDTIDLSDNKLRGPIPQSISTLVNLTVLSLASNDLSGVDLHILKNVESLDISNTNISVVTRSNVNNTLPNLRYFYMSSCNIEVFPYFLRALENLEVLDLSQNKIHGQIPNWAGFIGKASLRYLNLSNNFLTDIKQLPWEKLATLDLRSNLLQGPLPVPPPLIGYFFISNNTLSGEIPSLICNASTLEILDLSHNKLSGAVPQCLGNFSSVLSVLNLRSNGFTGTLPLAFVKPSQLQSLDLSGNKFEGPLPRSLKNCTWLEVLNVGSNKINDTFPNWLGTLHWLQVLVVRSNRFHGHIHTTMSEFSFPKLRIVDLSYNEFTGHLPTRYFENFQAMKSTTMSGEQYMSVGGSSYHDSLIVTMKGLEVELVRILTIFTTIDFSSNNFSGEIPNVVGKLNSLILLNFSHNSLTGHIPASLGNLTNLESLDISFNQLMGKIPSQLTSLTFLAVLNLSWNRLHGPIPGGKQFATFENGSYAGNLGLCGFPLSKECEDNRTKVQPPVLQHEEDDSDFDGFTWKIVVIGYGCGMTLGLFLGSLMFLIGRPRFFVKLAERKLPKKVIRLSRTVADTVNRRK; via the coding sequence ATGGGTGCATTACCTTGGCTATTTCTATTCCTTCTCTGTTTCTCGCAACATCTGCTTGCTTTTTCTTCATCGTCTCTCccgtctttttcttcttcttcttctgcacGCCCTTTGTGTCATCGTGACCAGAGGTCTGCACTGCTGCAATTCAAGCATATGTTTACCATAAACAGCAATGCTTCTCAGGGTTGTGAACGTTGGGCCGGTATTCCTTCATATCCAAAGACCCTGACTTGGGATGAGAATGCAACTGATTGTTGCAATTGGGATGGGGTCACGTGCGATAGGTTGACCGGTCATGTGGTTGGGCTTGATCTCAGTTGTAGCCAGCTCTATGGCAAAATCCATCCCAATAGCAGCCTTTCCCAACTCTCTCACCTGCAACAGCTTAATCTGGCTTTCAATGACTTCAACGACTCTCGCATTTCATATGCATTTGGCAGCTTTGCAAAATTGACACATCTAAACCTATCCTATTCTGCTTTATCAGGTTCTATCCCATCTGAAATCTCCCACATGTCCAAATTGATTTCACTTGATCTTTCTTATTCTCAACTGAGACTTGAACTCCTCCATTTCGAAATTCTCCTGAAAAACCTGACCCAATTACAAGAACTCGACCTTTTTGAGGTAAATATATCTTCCGATTTACCCGATTCAATTGGTTATCTCAAGTCTTTGAAATCCTTGGATCTCACCTGGACGGGTTTATCTGGAAAACTACCTGACTCAATTGGTTATCTAAAGTCTTTGAATTACTTGTTTGTCGGAGATTGCAAATTACGAGGTTCCATTCCTAAATCTCTAGGGAACCTTACGCAGATCTGTGAACTATATTTATGGGGAAATAGTTTTACCGGTGAAGTCTCATCTACTCTCTCAAATCTCAAGCAACTTACTGCGTTAGATCTTTCCGCCAACAACTTCCAAGGTAGAATTCCCGTTCTTGCTGAGCTCACAAACCTGGAGTATTTATATCTAGATGATAACAATTTCACTGGTGGGTTTCCAATCTGGGTTGCAAACTTAAAGCCCCTTGTTGCTTTAAGTATACATAGTAATCAGCTCACGGGTCCCATCCCCTTCAATTTAAGTGGTCTTCAAAACCTACAATTTCTCTACTTAAGTAGTAATCAGCTCACGGTTCCCATCCCCTTTAATTTAAGTGGTCTTCAAAACCTACAAGTTCTCCACTTAAGTGGTAATCAGCTCACGGGTCCCATCCCCTTCAATTTAAGTGGTCTTCAAAACCTAAGGGAACTCTACTTAAATGATAACTCTCTCAGTGGGGTAATACCTCCATCCTTGTTTACTCTTGCGTCATTGGAAGTTTTAGACCTGCATTCCAATAAGTTAACTGGTCAAATTCCTGAATTCCAACATCATTTACCATTGGAATTCATTGACTTGAGTGACAATAAACTTCGTAGCCCCATTCCACAATCAATTTCAACTCTTGTAAATCTGACCTCGCTATTTCTTGATCATAACTCTTTTAGTGAGGTAATACCTCCATCTTTGTTTACTCTTCCGTCATTGAGATATTTATACTTGAGTTCCAATAATTTAACTGGTCAAATTCCTGAATTCCAGCATCATTTACCATTGGACACCATTGACTTGAGTGACAATAAACTTCGTGGCCCCATTCCACAGTCAATTTCAACTCTTGTAAATCTAACCGTGCTCTCTCTTGCATCAAATGATCTGAGTGGTGTGGATCTGCATATACTCAAAAATGTTGAGTCCCTTGATATTTCCAACACTAATATTTCGGTGGTCACTAGAAGTAATGTTAACAATACCCTTCCCAACCTTAGGTATTTCTATATGTCCTCTTGCAACATCGAGGTGttcccttatttcttaagagCCTTAGAGAATCTTGAAGTGCTAGATctttctcaaaacaaaattcatggACAGATTCCAAATTGGGCTGGGTTCATTGGAAAGGCTTCACTGCGGTATTTGAATCTTTCTAACAACTTTCTCACAGACATAAAGCAACTTCCATGGGAGAAACTAGCTACTCTTGATCTGCGTTCCAATTTGCTTCAAGGACCACTTCCCGTTCCACCCCCGCTCATAGGATACTTTTTCATCTCAAACAACACTCTTAGTGGAGAGATTCCTTCATTGATTTGCAATGCGAGTACCCTTGAGATTCTTGATTTGTCTCACAATAAATTGAGCGGTGCGGTTCCACAATGTTTGGGAAATTTTAGTAGTGTTCTCTCGGTTTTGAATCTACGCTCCAATGGATTTACGGGAACCCTTCCCTTGGCATTTGTGAAGCCCAGCCAATTACAAAGTCTTGATTTGAGTGGAAATAAATTTGAAGGACCACTTCCAAGATCATTGAAAAATTGTACGTGGTTGGAAGTTCTAAACGTCGGAAGCAACAAGATTAATGACACATTTCCAAATTGGTTGGGAACTCTTCATTGGTTGCAGGTTCTTGTCGTACGATCCAATCGATTTCATGGTCATATACACACTACGATGAGTGAATTTTCCTTTCCTAAGCTTCGAATTGTTGACCTCTCCTACAATGAGTTCACTGGCCATTTGCCAACGAGGTACTTCGAAAATTTCCAAGCTATGAAGAGCACAACTATGTCGGGCGAACAATACATGAGTGTGGGGGGTAGTTCTTATCATGATTCTCTCATAGTAACAATGAAGGGACTTGAGGTCGAACTGGTGAGAATTTTGACTATCTTCACAACGATTGACTTTTCATCCAACAATTTCAGTGGAGAGATTCCAAATGTCGTTGGAAAGCTCAATTCCCTCATACTGCTTAATTTTTCTCATAATAGTCTTACTGGTCATATTCCAGCATCTTTGGGAAACTTGACAAACCTTGAATCATTAGACATATCTTTTAACCAGCTGATGGGGAAAATTCCAAGCCAATTAACAAGTTTGACGTTTCTTGCGGTCTTGAACCTTTCGTGGAATCGTCTCCATGGACCCATACCCGGGGGTAAACAATTTGCTACATTTGAGAATGGTTCATATGCCGGGAACTTAGGATTATGTGGGTTTCCATTGTCAAAGGAATGTGAAGATAATCGAACAAAAGTACAACCACCGGTGTTACAACATGAGGAAGATGATTCAGATTTTGATGGATTTACTTGGAAAATTGTGGTGATAGGATACGGGTGTGGAATGACACTGGGACTCTTTCTAGGATCTCTCATGTTCTTAATTGGTAGACCTAGATTCTTTGTCAAACTTGCTGAAAGAAAATTGCCTAAGAAGGTGATAAGATTGAGCAGAACGGTTGCAGACACAGTGAATAGAAGAAAGTAG
- the LOC131300802 gene encoding subtilisin-like protease SBT3: MFCLITKPIPLPLLSMASQNPHYFPWLLFFLLLGVSNSFAKSEEYKTYIIHMDRSQKPETFSTDESWHRSTLTSLSSFHEDQLLYSYDHVIHGFSIRLTPSQLSEIEKHPAHSATQHDSFGKLYTTHTPKFLGLKHKRGIWSASSCGKDVIIGIIDSGIWPESESFQDKGMSPVPERWKGKCENGTAFSPSSCNRKLIGAKSFSKGRLASGEKIHKGDFESARDSYVHGTHISSTAAGNQVLGVSYFGYARGTARGVAPSAHIAMYKIAWKTSTGYEFTESDLLAGMDQAVADGVDSMSLSLSAHYPDIPPYFEDNVAIASLSAMEKGIVVICAAGNDGIRNKIHNGAPWITTVGAGTVDRSFAAAMRLGNGLTLGGTSYFPESVYLSDTPLYYGGGNLSKATCSALDREEVAGKVVLCDSNIFQMEEVQKASGLAGVFLGDPQVIYPEDYTFPSMVLTNNSWTSVREYATGVNNAMIKSMRFTVTSLGTKPAPQVAVFSSRGPDPINPGILKPDILAPGVDILAAVPPYTVSVATCNYKLVTDYALDSGTSMAAPHVAGVAALLKAVHQDWSPAAIRSAIMTSAEIVDNTGTTFKDQGAGLPATPLDFGAGHINPNKAMDPGLIYDLGIQDYIEFLCSLGYTKKQMSSVLRRNQWSCSQNRADLNYPSFIAIFPKGARSKNFNRVVTNVGDSEAIYQAVLAVPTRMSIKVEPSTLVFKSKYQKQSFVVSVQIEKDSPNINYGFLKWIDQDNHIVSSPIVVIYG; the protein is encoded by the coding sequence ATGTTTTGCCTCATTACTAAACCAATCCCACTCCCACTACTTTCCATGGCTTCACAGAACCCCCACTACTTCCCATGGCTACTTTTCTTCCTCCTCTTGGGGGTCAGTAATTCCTTTGCAAAATCTGAAGAATACAAGACATACATCATCCACATGGACCGTTCACAGAAACCAGAAACATTCTCAACCGATGAGTCATGGCACCGATCTACACTAACATCATTGTCCTCATTCCATGAAGATCAATTGCTCTATTCATATGACCATGTCATTCATGGCTTCAGCATTAGGCTCACACCCTCTCAATTATCTGAAATCGAGAAGCACCCGGCTCACAGTGCAACACAACACGATTCCTTTGGCAAGCTCTACACAACCCACACCCCCAAATTCCTTGGCCTGAAACATAAAAGAGGGATATGGTCTGCTTCTTCTTGTGGCAAAGACGTCATCATAGGTATAATCGATTCGGGTATTTGGCCAGAGAGCGAAAGTTTTCAGGACAAAGGGATGTCACCAGTGCCCGAGAGATGGAAGGGAAAATGTGAGAATGGGACAGCGTTTAGCCCTTCGTCCTGTAACAGGAAGCTCATTGGAGCCAAGTCCTTTAGCAAAGGACGCCTAGCTTCTGGTGAAAAAATTCACAAGGGCGACTTTGAATCTGCTAGAGACTCTTACGTCCATGGAACCCACATCTCGTCCACAGCAGCAGGTAACCAAGTCCTTGGTGTTAGTTACTTTGGCTATGCTAGAGGCACAGCCAGAGGGGTAGCACCAAGTGCACACATCGCCATGTACAAGATCGCCTGGAAAACAAGCACAGGTTATGAATTTACAGAGAGCGATTTGCTTGCTGGAATGGACCAAGCAGTTGCCGATGGAGTGGACAGCATGTCTTTGTCTTTGTCTGCACACTATCCAGATATACCACCTTATTTTGAGGACAACGTAGCTATCGCATCGCTTTCGGCAATGGAGAAAGGGATTGTTGTTATTTGTGCTGCTGGAAATGATGGAATTCGAAATAAGATACACAATGGAGCACCTTGGATCACAACTGTAGGTGCTGGCACTGTTGACCGAAGTTTTGCAGCAGCAATGCGCCTAGGAAATGGGCTAACCTTGGGAGGAACATCCTACTTCCCAGAAAGCGTTTACCTTTCTGACACGCCTTTATATTATGGGGGTGGTAATCTAAGCAAAGCAACATGCTCAGCTTTGGATCGGGAAGAGGTTGCCGGAAAGGTAGTCCTGTGTGATAGCAACATTTTTCAGATGGAAGAAGTTCAGAAAGCCAGCGGACTTGCGGGAGTCTTCTTGGGGGACCCGCAAGTTATATATCCAGAAGATTACACTTTTCCTAGCATGGTGCTGACAAATAATTCTTGGACTTCAGTCAGAGAATATGCAACCGGAGTGAATAACGCAATGATAAAGAGCATGAGGTTCACAGTGACAAGTTTGGGCACAAAACCAGCACCTCAGGTGGCGGTTTTTTCTTCTAGAGGACCTGACCCGATAAACCCAGGGATTCTGAAACCAGACATTCTCGCCCCTGGGGTGGATATTCTCGCAGCAGTTCCACCCTATACGGTTTCTGTGGCAACATGCAATTACAAGTTGGTCACAGATTATGCACTCGACTCTGGAACATCAATGGCAGCCCCCCATGTTGCAGGAGTTGCAGCATTACTAAAGGCCGTTCACCAAGATTGGAGTCCTGCAGCCATAAGATCAGCAATCATGACCAGTGCAGAAATAGTTGACAATACGGGCACAACCTTCAAAGACCAAGGGGCAGGACTCCCTGCCACACCTCTTGATTTCGGGGCAGGCCATATCAATCCCAACAAAGCCATGGACCCTGGCCTGATATACGATTTGGGTATCCAAGATTATATCGAGTTTTTGTGCAGCCTTGGCTACACTAAGAAGCAAATGAGCTCTGTCCTCAGGAGAAATCAATGGAGTTGCAGTCAAAATCGTGCTGACCTCAATTACCCTTCTTTTATCGCCATATTTCCTAAAGGAGCCAGATCAAAGAACTTCAACAGGGTTGTGACGAACGTGGGAGACAGCGAAGCCATTTACCAAGCAGTTTTAGCTGTTCCTACTAGAATGAGTATCAAAGTAGAGCCCAGTACTCTCGTATTCAAAAGCAAATATCAGAAGCAAAGTTTTGTTGTGAGCGTGCAGATTGAGAAGGATTCACCAAACATAAATTATGGTTTTCTCAAGTGGATCGACCAGGATAACCACATAGTATCAAGCCCCATTGTAGTTATTTATGGCTGA